A stretch of the Mycobacterium sp. ITM-2016-00317 genome encodes the following:
- a CDS encoding DUF881 domain-containing protein translates to MSEHGRHELPPDEGPAEGGGGRSQAVFGVLAVLLCLLLGVGIATQVRQTDSGDSLETARPADLVVLLDSLQQREAALNTEVADLQQTLSELQTSGSDDQAAIENARARLAALSILIGTIAATGPGVTLTIADPAQGVGSETMLDVINELRAAGAEAMEIRGQQDGRPVSVRVGVSTWIVGRPGALVVDSVTMGPAYTVVAIGDPPTLAAAMNIPGGAMDSVERVGGTMVVEQSERVDVTALRQPKPRQYAQPVK, encoded by the coding sequence ATGAGTGAACACGGCCGCCACGAACTCCCGCCCGACGAGGGCCCCGCCGAGGGCGGGGGCGGCCGCTCGCAGGCCGTGTTCGGGGTACTGGCCGTGTTGCTGTGCCTGCTGCTCGGGGTGGGGATCGCCACCCAGGTCCGGCAGACCGATTCCGGTGACTCGCTGGAGACCGCCCGTCCGGCCGACCTGGTGGTGCTGCTCGACTCGCTGCAGCAGCGCGAGGCAGCACTGAACACCGAGGTCGCCGACCTGCAGCAGACGTTGAGCGAGTTGCAGACCTCCGGCAGCGACGACCAGGCCGCGATCGAGAACGCCAGAGCTCGGCTGGCCGCGCTGTCGATCCTGATCGGCACCATCGCCGCGACCGGGCCCGGCGTGACGTTGACCATCGCCGACCCCGCCCAGGGGGTGGGCTCGGAGACCATGCTCGACGTGATCAACGAGCTGCGCGCCGCGGGCGCCGAGGCGATGGAGATCCGCGGGCAGCAGGACGGCCGACCGGTGTCGGTGCGGGTCGGAGTGTCCACCTGGATCGTCGGCAGGCCCGGGGCGCTGGTCGTCGACTCCGTCACCATGGGGCCCGCCTACACCGTCGTCGCGATCGGCGACCCGCCCACGCTGGCCGCCGCGATGAACATTCCCGGCGGCGCGATGGACAGCGTCGAACGCGTCGGCGGCACCATGGTGGTGGAACAATCCGAGCGGGTCGACGTCACCGCCTTGCGGCAACCGAAACCGCGCCAATACGCTCAGCCCGTCAAATGA
- a CDS encoding DUF881 domain-containing protein: protein MSTMGGFDSGRNADKAGAPTRIPVPSLLRSLLTEHLDPGYAAAAQSGRPRRRGSDALWQVLAAVLVATVFALAWAQARDTAPGVRETQQVLAGSVRSAEAATDAAAVRRAELTDRVDAERRSRLEGDATGRQLLGELDVADGEAAATPVIGPGLTVTVTDPGMSRNLTDVSKQRVEGSRQVILDRDLQLVVNSLWANGAEAISVGGVRIGPNVTVRQAGGGILVDNQPVSSPYAILAVGPPRAMQDGFERSAGLQRLRLLETSYGVGVNVTGGDGLVLPAGSVRDINFAKQIGLK, encoded by the coding sequence ATGAGCACGATGGGGGGATTCGACTCCGGGCGCAACGCGGACAAGGCGGGCGCGCCCACGCGCATCCCGGTGCCGTCACTACTGCGGTCGCTGCTGACCGAACACCTCGACCCCGGCTACGCCGCCGCCGCACAGTCAGGCAGGCCGCGCCGGCGCGGCTCCGACGCGCTGTGGCAGGTGTTGGCGGCGGTCCTGGTGGCCACCGTCTTCGCGCTGGCCTGGGCGCAGGCCCGCGACACCGCACCCGGCGTGCGGGAAACCCAGCAGGTGCTGGCAGGTAGCGTCCGCTCGGCCGAGGCGGCCACCGATGCGGCTGCGGTCCGCCGCGCGGAACTGACCGACCGGGTCGACGCCGAACGGCGCAGCCGGCTGGAGGGCGACGCCACCGGGCGGCAACTGCTCGGCGAGCTCGACGTGGCCGACGGCGAGGCCGCGGCCACACCCGTGATCGGGCCGGGGCTGACCGTCACCGTCACCGACCCGGGGATGTCGCGCAATCTGACCGACGTGTCCAAACAGCGGGTCGAAGGCAGTAGGCAGGTCATCCTGGACCGGGACCTGCAGCTGGTGGTGAACTCGCTGTGGGCGAACGGGGCCGAGGCCATCTCCGTCGGCGGGGTGCGGATCGGCCCCAACGTGACGGTCCGCCAGGCCGGCGGCGGCATCCTCGTCGACAACCAGCCGGTATCCAGCCCGTATGCGATCCTCGCCGTGGGACCGCCGAGGGCCATGCAGGACGGCTTCGAGCGCAGCGCGGGCCTGCAACGGCTGCGGCTGCTGGAGACGTCCTACGGCGTCGGCGTCAACGTCACCGGCGGTGACGGGCTGGTGCTGCCCGCCGGGTCCGTCCGAGACATCAACTTCGCCAAACAGATTGGGCTCAAGTGA
- a CDS encoding TRAP transporter substrate-binding protein, which yields MKSLPKVIAMCGLAASLTLSSCSSNNENPSGATELMLAVETSAGDPLADMLLAFADEVQNELGDSVSLTVQTGGAIGDEEAVLQGLRAGAIDVAAVSGSVANLDPTFSIMDMPFVFTDRDKVVEFLDGPYGDELSDSLVESVGARVLGFGENGFRHITNNKRPIVTSEDLAGLKIRVPGNPARVALFEALGAAPTQIDIGEAYLALDQGVLDGQENPLKVIDAFSFYEKQRYLSLTSHIYSPVYLTINEDTWQGLSPEIQQGLEKAAAAAAETSRNSGAEADQQLLAKFEAAGVEVNDADVQQLSEAVIEVREQIADEIPGDFADRVLSEYRQ from the coding sequence ATGAAGTCATTACCGAAGGTGATCGCGATGTGCGGTCTGGCCGCATCGCTGACCCTGTCCTCGTGCTCAAGCAACAACGAGAATCCCTCCGGTGCAACGGAACTGATGCTGGCCGTGGAGACCAGTGCCGGAGATCCGCTGGCGGACATGTTGCTTGCCTTCGCCGACGAAGTGCAGAACGAGCTCGGCGACTCGGTGTCGCTCACGGTGCAGACCGGCGGCGCCATCGGCGACGAGGAGGCGGTGCTGCAGGGTCTGCGAGCCGGCGCGATCGACGTCGCCGCGGTGAGCGGGTCGGTGGCGAACCTGGACCCGACCTTCAGCATCATGGACATGCCGTTCGTGTTCACCGATCGCGACAAGGTCGTGGAGTTCCTCGACGGGCCCTACGGTGACGAGCTCAGCGACTCGCTGGTGGAATCCGTGGGCGCGCGGGTCCTCGGGTTCGGCGAGAACGGATTCCGCCACATCACCAACAACAAGCGGCCCATCGTCACCTCGGAAGACCTGGCGGGGCTGAAGATCCGGGTGCCCGGAAACCCGGCGCGTGTCGCGCTGTTCGAGGCCCTCGGCGCCGCCCCCACCCAGATCGACATCGGCGAGGCCTACCTGGCGCTGGACCAGGGTGTGCTCGACGGACAGGAGAACCCGCTCAAGGTCATCGACGCGTTCTCCTTCTACGAGAAGCAGCGCTACCTGTCGCTGACCTCACACATCTACAGCCCGGTGTACCTGACGATCAACGAGGACACCTGGCAGGGACTGTCGCCGGAGATCCAGCAGGGCCTGGAGAAGGCCGCTGCCGCCGCGGCGGAGACCAGCCGCAATTCCGGTGCCGAAGCCGACCAGCAACTGCTGGCCAAGTTCGAAGCTGCCGGCGTGGAGGTCAACGACGCCGACGTGCAGCAGCTCAGCGAGGCCGTCATCGAGGTGCGCGAGCAGATCGCCGACGAGATCCCCGGTGACTTCGCCGACCGCGTCCTGTCGGAGTACCGCCAGTGA
- a CDS encoding CDP-alcohol phosphatidyltransferase family protein encodes MARTFGQGDAVAPRDKVLTVPNALSVIRLVLVPVFLYLMLVADATGWALAVLIFSGLSDWADGKIARLYANQSSRLGELLDPAVDRIYMITVPITMAAVGLLPWWFVAALLGRDAVLAATLPLLRSRGLSALPVTYIGKAATFALMVGLPLVLGGQFDAQWSRVVLAAGWGFLIWGLAMYLWSGVLYLIQVRMVMRTMPPS; translated from the coding sequence ATGGCCCGCACCTTCGGACAAGGGGATGCGGTGGCACCGCGCGACAAGGTGCTGACAGTGCCCAACGCGCTGTCGGTGATCCGCCTTGTGCTCGTCCCGGTGTTCCTCTACCTGATGCTGGTCGCCGACGCGACCGGCTGGGCGCTGGCCGTGCTGATCTTCAGCGGGCTGTCCGACTGGGCCGACGGCAAGATCGCCCGGCTCTACGCCAACCAGTCGTCCCGGCTCGGGGAGCTGCTGGACCCGGCCGTCGACCGCATCTACATGATCACCGTGCCGATCACGATGGCCGCGGTCGGCCTGCTGCCGTGGTGGTTCGTCGCAGCGCTGCTCGGCCGCGACGCCGTGCTGGCCGCCACCCTCCCGCTGCTGCGCAGCCGCGGGCTGTCGGCGCTGCCGGTCACCTACATCGGAAAGGCGGCGACGTTCGCGCTGATGGTCGGGCTCCCACTGGTGCTGGGCGGCCAGTTCGACGCCCAGTGGAGCCGGGTGGTGCTGGCGGCCGGCTGGGGCTTCCTGATCTGGGGCCTGGCGATGTATCTGTGGTCGGGCGTCCTGTACCTGATCCAGGTCAGGATGGTCATGCGCACGATGCCGCCGTCATGA
- a CDS encoding DUF1290 domain-containing protein encodes MIGIVALVVGIALGVVFHPDVPEFVQPYLPIAVVAALDAVFGGLRAYLEGIFDSKVFVVSFVFNVLVAALIVYVGDQLGVGTQLSTAIIVVLGIRIFGNAAALRRRLFGA; translated from the coding sequence GTGATCGGCATCGTCGCTCTGGTCGTGGGCATCGCGCTCGGGGTGGTGTTCCACCCCGACGTGCCCGAGTTCGTCCAGCCCTACCTGCCGATCGCGGTGGTGGCCGCGCTCGACGCGGTGTTCGGGGGCCTGCGGGCCTACCTCGAGGGCATCTTCGACTCGAAGGTGTTCGTCGTGTCGTTCGTCTTCAACGTGCTGGTGGCCGCGCTGATCGTCTACGTCGGTGACCAACTCGGCGTCGGCACCCAGCTGTCGACGGCGATCATCGTCGTGCTCGGCATCCGGATCTTCGGCAATGCCGCGGCACTTCGGCGGCGGCTGTTCGGGGCCTGA
- the gcvH gene encoding glycine cleavage system protein GcvH: MSEIPADLSYTAEHEWVQQTGDDTVRVGITDYAQSALGDVVFVQLPDVGAQLTAGESFGEVESTKSVSDLYAPITAKVVAVNDELESNPQLVNSDPYGEGWLVELQADAGSLQGSLDGLLDAEGYRTHATD; encoded by the coding sequence GTGAGCGAGATTCCCGCCGACTTGTCCTACACCGCCGAACACGAGTGGGTGCAGCAGACCGGCGACGACACGGTGCGTGTCGGCATCACCGACTACGCGCAGTCCGCGCTGGGCGACGTCGTGTTCGTCCAACTGCCCGACGTCGGTGCCCAGCTCACGGCGGGGGAGTCGTTCGGAGAGGTCGAGTCCACGAAGTCGGTGTCGGACCTCTACGCCCCGATCACCGCCAAAGTCGTTGCCGTCAACGACGAATTGGAGAGCAATCCGCAGCTGGTCAACTCCGACCCGTACGGCGAGGGCTGGCTGGTGGAACTGCAGGCCGACGCCGGCTCGCTGCAGGGAAGCCTGGACGGTCTGCTCGACGCGGAGGGCTACCGCACCCACGCAACGGACTGA
- a CDS encoding MerR family transcriptional regulator, whose translation MGDRPRQEQLDLTTGSPQADGPRVTTEPVQGGLFPDDSVPDELVGYRGPSACQIAGITYRQLDYWARTSLVVPSIRGAAGSGSQRLYSFKDILVLKIVKRLLDTGISLHNIRVAVDHLRQRGVQDLANITLFSDGTTVYECTSAEEVVDLLQGGQGVFGIAVSGAMRELTGAIADFPGERADGGESISAPEDELASRRKTRDRKIG comes from the coding sequence GTGGGAGACAGGCCACGCCAGGAGCAACTGGACCTCACCACCGGCTCCCCACAGGCCGACGGCCCCCGTGTGACGACCGAGCCCGTGCAGGGCGGGTTGTTCCCCGACGACTCGGTGCCTGACGAGTTGGTGGGCTACCGTGGGCCCAGCGCGTGCCAGATCGCCGGCATCACCTACCGCCAGCTCGACTACTGGGCGCGTACCTCACTGGTGGTGCCGTCCATCCGCGGCGCGGCGGGCTCGGGCAGCCAGCGGCTGTACTCGTTCAAGGACATCCTCGTCCTCAAGATCGTCAAGCGACTTCTCGACACCGGCATCTCGCTGCACAACATCCGCGTCGCGGTCGACCACCTGCGCCAGCGCGGCGTGCAGGATCTGGCCAACATCACGCTGTTCTCCGACGGCACCACGGTCTACGAGTGCACCTCGGCCGAGGAAGTGGTCGATCTGCTGCAGGGTGGCCAGGGCGTGTTCGGCATCGCGGTGTCCGGGGCGATGCGTGAACTCACCGGCGCGATCGCGGACTTCCCCGGCGAGCGCGCCGACGGCGGGGAGTCGATCTCCGCGCCCGAGGACGAGTTGGCGTCGCGGCGCAAGACCCGGGACCGCAAGATCGGTTAG
- a CDS encoding ABC transporter ATP-binding protein/permease, with amino-acid sequence MDTVDAQTFRPTLDWSREFFNSLVWIGTTFAVAAVALLVILGLLSRFTEWGRQFWRVTGAYFTGRRSGLVWLLFGLLLLSVIISVRLNVLLTYYINDLFTSLQVAFQGGMDSGVAGFWASMRVFAVLAACFVVRLLADMYLTQRFMMRWRIWLGRRFIDDWLGDLAYYRAQFAGRPIDNPDQRIQQDVDVFTAGVGGTPNNPIYNSSSTLLFGAVEAVLSVLSFGPILWRLSEPVTLGGLTLPRALFWIVVVYVLIATVVAFVIGRPLIRLSYVNELRNAGFRYALVRVRDAGAAIGLYRGEPTERSVLKGRLDGVMDNYRRWLNRMMLYFGWNVSVGQTINPLPWLVQAQGLFAQRLTFGDVWQSSNAFGAIHDSLSFFRNAYDQFASYRAAIIRLDGLVDQNTRAGAFTNVSTELSGNGELAVQKVEVRRPDGTPLVRTLDLSMETGEALVITGPSGIGKSVLMQSLAGMWPYASGRVLLPEGRDETMFVPQLPYFPVGDLRTVVSYPQPSGTFEDRHIQKALLDVALPNLVIRLNETQDWARVLSVGEQQRIAFARILLARPRTVFLDESTSAMDEGLEQTLYQLLRAELPRTIVVSVSHRTSVAPFHHRRLELIGGGEWRLERLDDPQRHAATP; translated from the coding sequence GTGGACACGGTTGACGCTCAGACGTTCCGGCCGACTCTCGACTGGAGCCGCGAGTTCTTCAATTCGCTGGTCTGGATCGGCACGACGTTTGCGGTGGCCGCCGTCGCTCTGCTGGTGATCCTGGGGTTGTTGAGCCGGTTCACCGAGTGGGGACGCCAGTTCTGGCGCGTGACGGGCGCGTACTTCACCGGCAGGCGCAGCGGGTTGGTCTGGTTGCTGTTCGGGCTGCTGTTGCTGTCGGTGATCATCTCGGTGCGGTTGAACGTGCTGCTGACCTACTACATCAACGATCTGTTCACCTCGCTTCAGGTGGCCTTCCAGGGCGGTATGGACAGCGGCGTCGCCGGCTTCTGGGCGTCGATGCGGGTGTTCGCGGTACTGGCCGCGTGTTTCGTGGTCCGGCTACTGGCCGACATGTACCTCACCCAGCGGTTCATGATGCGGTGGCGGATCTGGCTGGGCCGGCGCTTCATCGACGACTGGCTCGGCGACCTCGCCTACTACCGCGCCCAGTTCGCCGGCCGGCCGATCGACAACCCCGATCAGCGGATCCAGCAGGACGTCGACGTGTTCACCGCCGGTGTCGGTGGCACCCCGAACAACCCGATCTACAACTCGAGCAGCACCCTGCTGTTCGGCGCCGTGGAGGCGGTGCTGTCGGTGCTGTCGTTCGGCCCGATCCTGTGGCGGCTGTCCGAGCCGGTCACCCTCGGCGGGCTCACGCTGCCGCGCGCGCTGTTCTGGATCGTCGTCGTCTACGTGCTCATCGCGACGGTCGTCGCGTTCGTCATCGGACGTCCGCTGATCCGGCTCAGTTATGTGAACGAGTTGCGCAACGCGGGTTTTCGGTACGCGCTGGTCCGGGTGCGCGACGCGGGCGCCGCGATCGGGCTGTACCGCGGCGAGCCGACGGAGCGGTCGGTGCTCAAGGGCCGGCTGGACGGGGTGATGGACAACTACCGCCGCTGGCTGAACCGGATGATGCTGTACTTCGGCTGGAACGTGTCGGTGGGCCAGACCATCAACCCGCTGCCCTGGCTGGTGCAGGCGCAGGGGCTGTTCGCTCAGCGTCTCACCTTCGGCGACGTGTGGCAGTCGTCCAACGCGTTCGGCGCCATCCACGATTCGCTGTCGTTCTTCCGCAACGCCTACGACCAGTTCGCGAGCTACCGCGCGGCGATCATCCGGCTCGACGGCCTGGTCGACCAAAACACCCGCGCGGGCGCGTTCACCAACGTCAGCACCGAGCTTTCCGGCAACGGCGAGCTGGCGGTCCAGAAGGTCGAGGTGCGCAGGCCCGACGGCACGCCGCTGGTGCGCACCCTCGACCTGTCGATGGAAACCGGTGAGGCGCTGGTGATCACGGGCCCGTCAGGCATCGGCAAGTCGGTGCTCATGCAGAGCTTGGCCGGCATGTGGCCCTACGCGTCGGGCCGGGTGCTGCTGCCCGAGGGCCGCGACGAGACCATGTTCGTTCCGCAGCTGCCCTACTTCCCCGTCGGCGACCTGCGCACGGTGGTGTCCTATCCCCAGCCGTCGGGCACGTTCGAGGACCGGCACATCCAGAAGGCGCTGCTCGACGTCGCGCTGCCGAACCTGGTCATCCGGCTCAACGAGACGCAGGACTGGGCCAGGGTGCTCTCGGTGGGCGAGCAGCAGCGCATCGCGTTCGCACGCATCCTGCTGGCCCGGCCCAGGACGGTGTTCCTCGACGAGTCGACCTCGGCGATGGACGAGGGGCTGGAGCAGACGCTGTACCAGTTGCTGCGCGCAGAACTGCCCCGGACCATCGTGGTCAGCGTCAGTCACCGCACCTCCGTCGCGCCGTTCCACCACCGGCGCCTGGAGCTCATCGGCGGCGGCGAATGGCGGCTGGAGCGACTCGACGACCCGCAACGCCACGCCGCGACCCCGTAG
- the garA gene encoding glycogen accumulation regulator GarA: MTDKDFNAGADSDEVTVETTSVFRADFLNELDAPPAAGGDSAVSGVEGLPVGSALLVVKRGPNAGSRFLLDQPTTSAGRHPDSDIFLDDVTVSRRHAEFRLEGGEFQVVDVGSLNGTYVNREPVDSAVLVNGDEVQIGKFRLVFLTGPKGADGGASE, encoded by the coding sequence GTGACGGACAAGGACTTCAACGCCGGGGCCGACTCTGACGAGGTCACCGTGGAGACCACTTCGGTGTTCCGCGCGGACTTCCTCAACGAGCTCGACGCGCCGCCCGCAGCGGGCGGCGACAGCGCGGTCTCGGGGGTCGAGGGCCTTCCGGTCGGCTCGGCACTGCTGGTCGTCAAGCGCGGCCCGAACGCCGGGTCGCGGTTCTTGCTCGACCAGCCGACCACGTCGGCGGGCCGCCACCCCGACAGCGACATCTTCCTCGACGACGTCACCGTCAGCCGCAGGCATGCGGAGTTCCGGCTGGAGGGCGGCGAGTTCCAGGTCGTCGACGTCGGCAGCCTCAACGGCACCTACGTCAACCGCGAGCCGGTCGACTCGGCCGTGCTGGTCAACGGCGACGAGGTGCAGATCGGCAAGTTCCGCCTGGTGTTCCTGACCGGGCCCAAGGGCGCCGACGGTGGCGCTTCCGAATGA
- a CDS encoding bifunctional nuclease family protein, with translation MGEVRVIGIRVEPPQNQPVLLLRESNGDRYLPIWIGQSEAAAIALEQQGVEPLRPMTHDLFRDVIAALGHSLKEVRIVDLQEGTFYADLIFDRDIKVSARPSDSVAIALRVGVPIYVEEAVLAEAGLLIPDESDEESGPVREDEVEKFKEFLDSVSPDDFKAT, from the coding sequence ATGGGTGAGGTTCGTGTGATCGGCATTCGCGTTGAGCCGCCCCAGAACCAGCCCGTGCTGTTGCTGCGGGAGTCCAACGGCGACCGTTACCTCCCGATCTGGATCGGCCAGTCCGAGGCCGCCGCCATCGCTCTCGAACAGCAGGGCGTGGAACCGCTGCGGCCCATGACCCACGACCTGTTCCGAGATGTGATTGCCGCGCTCGGCCATTCACTCAAAGAAGTGCGCATCGTGGATCTGCAGGAGGGCACCTTCTACGCGGACCTGATCTTCGACCGGGACATCAAGGTCTCGGCGCGTCCGTCCGACTCGGTGGCGATCGCGCTGCGCGTCGGCGTGCCCATCTACGTCGAGGAGGCCGTGCTCGCCGAGGCCGGCCTGCTGATCCCCGACGAGAGCGACGAGGAGTCCGGTCCGGTTCGCGAGGACGAGGTGGAGAAGTTCAAGGAATTCCTCGACAGCGTCTCGCCCGACGATTTCAAGGCGACCTGA
- the secA2 gene encoding accessory Sec system translocase SecA2 — translation MARTSSKTDSAKTGRISGRFWKLLGASTDKDQDRSMSLVRKAADFDSKAAELDEDQLRKAAKLLDLGDLADAADIPQFLAIAREAADRAIGLRPFDVQLLGALRMLAGDVVEMATGEGKTLSGAIAAAGYALAGRNVHVITINDYLARRDAEWMGPVIEAMGLSIGWITADSTPAERRAAYACDITYASVNEIGFDVLRDQLVTDVADLVSPNPDVALIDEADSVLVDEALVPLVLAGTSHRETPRLELIRLVGELDENEDYATDTDSRNVHLTESGARKVEAALGGIDLYSEEHVATTLTEINVALHAHVLLQRDVHYIVRDDAVHLINASRGRIATLQRWPDGLQAAVEAKEGIETTETGEVLDTITVQALVNRYPRVCGMTGTALAAGEQLRQFYKLGVSPIPPNKPNIREDETDRVYVTIAAKNDAVVEHITEIHQTGQPVLVGTRDVAESEDLHARLVKAGVPAVVLNAKNDAEEASVIAEAGKLGAVTVSTQMAGRGTDIRLGGSDESSHDQVTELGGLHVIGTGRHHTERLDNQLRGRAGRQGDPGTSVFFSSWEDDLVASHLEDNKLPLECDENGRVLSPKAATLLEHAQRVAEGRLLDVHSNTWRYNQLIAQQRAILVERRDTLLRTATARDEIAELAPERYQEVSARLGDDADEKLEKICRLIMLYHLDRAWADHLAFLADIRESIHLRALGRQNPLDEFHRMAVDAFASLAADAIEAAQQTFETAPSIEDEPGVDLSKLARPTSTWTYMVHDNPLADDTLSALSLPGVFR, via the coding sequence GTGGCACGCACCTCCTCCAAGACTGACTCTGCGAAGACCGGCCGGATCTCCGGCCGATTCTGGAAGCTGCTCGGCGCCAGCACCGACAAGGACCAGGACCGCTCCATGTCGCTGGTCCGCAAGGCGGCCGACTTCGACTCCAAGGCCGCCGAACTCGACGAGGACCAACTCCGCAAGGCCGCCAAGCTGCTCGACCTCGGTGACCTCGCCGACGCCGCCGACATCCCGCAGTTCCTGGCGATCGCCCGCGAGGCCGCCGACCGCGCGATCGGCCTGCGGCCGTTCGACGTGCAGCTGCTCGGCGCACTGCGGATGCTGGCCGGCGACGTCGTCGAGATGGCCACCGGCGAGGGCAAGACGCTGTCCGGCGCGATCGCCGCGGCCGGTTACGCGCTCGCCGGGCGAAACGTGCACGTCATCACCATCAACGACTACCTGGCCCGGCGCGACGCCGAGTGGATGGGGCCGGTGATCGAGGCCATGGGGCTGAGCATCGGCTGGATCACCGCCGACTCCACCCCGGCCGAGCGCCGCGCCGCCTATGCCTGCGACATCACCTACGCCTCGGTCAACGAGATCGGCTTCGACGTGCTGCGCGATCAGCTGGTCACCGACGTCGCCGACCTGGTCTCGCCGAACCCGGACGTGGCGCTGATCGACGAGGCCGACTCGGTGCTCGTCGACGAGGCACTGGTCCCGCTGGTGCTGGCCGGGACCAGCCACCGCGAGACCCCGCGTCTGGAGCTGATCCGGCTGGTCGGCGAGCTCGACGAGAACGAGGACTACGCCACCGACACCGACAGCCGCAACGTGCACCTGACCGAGTCCGGCGCCCGCAAGGTGGAAGCGGCCCTCGGTGGGATCGACCTGTACTCCGAAGAACACGTCGCGACCACGCTCACCGAGATCAACGTGGCGTTGCACGCCCACGTGCTGCTGCAGCGCGACGTCCACTACATCGTGCGGGACGACGCGGTACACCTGATCAACGCCTCGCGCGGACGCATCGCGACGCTGCAGCGCTGGCCGGACGGACTGCAGGCCGCGGTGGAGGCCAAGGAGGGCATCGAGACCACCGAGACCGGCGAGGTGCTCGACACGATCACCGTGCAGGCACTCGTCAACCGGTACCCCCGGGTGTGCGGCATGACCGGCACCGCGCTGGCGGCCGGTGAACAGCTGCGGCAGTTCTACAAGCTCGGGGTCTCACCGATCCCGCCGAACAAGCCCAACATCCGCGAGGACGAGACCGACCGGGTGTACGTGACGATCGCGGCCAAGAACGACGCAGTCGTCGAGCACATCACCGAGATCCACCAGACCGGGCAGCCGGTGCTGGTCGGCACCCGGGACGTCGCCGAGTCCGAGGACCTGCACGCGAGGCTGGTCAAGGCCGGGGTGCCCGCCGTCGTGCTGAACGCCAAGAACGACGCCGAGGAAGCCTCCGTCATCGCCGAGGCCGGCAAGCTCGGTGCGGTCACCGTCTCCACCCAGATGGCCGGCCGCGGCACCGACATCCGGCTCGGCGGCTCCGACGAGTCCAGCCACGACCAGGTAACCGAGCTGGGTGGTCTGCACGTGATCGGCACCGGACGCCACCACACCGAACGCCTCGACAACCAGCTGCGCGGCCGCGCCGGCCGCCAGGGCGACCCCGGCACCTCGGTGTTCTTCTCCAGCTGGGAGGACGACCTGGTCGCGTCGCACCTGGAGGACAACAAGCTGCCACTGGAGTGCGACGAGAACGGCCGGGTGCTCAGCCCGAAGGCGGCGACCCTGCTCGAGCACGCCCAACGCGTCGCCGAGGGCCGGCTGCTCGACGTGCACTCCAACACCTGGCGCTACAACCAGCTGATCGCGCAGCAACGCGCGATCCTGGTGGAGCGGCGCGACACCCTGCTACGCACCGCGACGGCCCGCGACGAGATCGCCGAGCTGGCGCCGGAGCGCTACCAGGAGGTCAGCGCCCGCCTGGGCGACGACGCCGACGAGAAGCTGGAGAAGATCTGCCGGCTGATCATGCTCTACCACCTGGACCGGGCCTGGGCCGACCACCTGGCGTTCCTGGCCGATATCCGGGAGAGCATCCACCTGCGCGCGCTGGGCAGGCAGAACCCGCTCGACGAGTTCCACCGGATGGCCGTCGACGCGTTCGCGTCCCTGGCTGCCGACGCCATCGAGGCGGCTCAGCAGACCTTCGAGACCGCGCCGTCGATCGAGGACGAGCCCGGGGTCGACCTGTCCAAACTGGCCCGCCCGACGTCGACGTGGACCTACATGGTCCACGACAACCCGCTGGCCGACGACACCCTCTCGGCGCTGAGCCTGCCCGGGGTGTTCCGCTAG